Proteins co-encoded in one bacterium genomic window:
- a CDS encoding T9SS type A sorting domain-containing protein: MRKILTMLVVVLVPVVAVDRIPYSIPPDWTSEDGASTHWIVLGDFNGDGWVTQTGETSTGDGHCKVFNLDHIPARDIAEVRVNGRVLGLDEYCEDPHDGWIALGAAPADGATVEVDYTWSDRLDLYAANNITATYDYDVVYYNEGDGLSEAPGWTSGLDEGSYSCVAGDLDLDGDLDLVCGGDQLHVYYNDGNGLETTPSWSHMYDPSAVYDGLTLGDYNDDGYPDLAMTDQHVHNVAIYTNEGGVLTDEPLLFRHEMGVSTDWGDYDADGDLDLAVASYGSYVRVYENVNGVIQTTPIWKNDPPPGRCQVALWGDVNDDGILDLFKGICGADDWLDFYSDVYYGDGSGLPTSPSWESELYGHVCSCSIRDATLDGHTDMFLSDLGTIHMYLWNGGGLETYPELLWLPDYYAVCSDLGDLNNDGSPDLAVGLTSNPWDYGKPNFVFYNQLGVGLEDADIFADVRDEGVLVGWEITGDVPAGLHVLRSTGESEPEAVSGALPGSAVRWLDRDTEAGLSYVYWLEVTDSDGTVSRFGPTEAVTFPGPAYRLTLEEAYPNPARGAVSFAYSLPADGHVELAVYDLAGRRVATVMNAETTAGRHEASWNCVEIPSGVYLYRLETSAGSLTRRLVVSR, encoded by the coding sequence ATGCGTAAGATACTAACGATGCTAGTGGTGGTCCTGGTGCCCGTCGTCGCGGTGGACAGGATTCCCTATTCCATCCCCCCCGACTGGACGAGCGAGGACGGGGCCTCGACGCACTGGATCGTCCTCGGCGACTTTAACGGGGACGGCTGGGTGACGCAGACCGGCGAGACGAGCACCGGCGACGGTCACTGTAAGGTGTTCAACCTCGACCACATTCCGGCGCGCGACATTGCCGAGGTGCGCGTCAACGGACGGGTCCTCGGTCTCGACGAGTACTGCGAGGACCCGCACGACGGATGGATCGCCCTGGGCGCGGCCCCCGCCGACGGGGCGACCGTCGAGGTGGACTACACCTGGAGCGACCGGCTGGACCTCTACGCCGCCAACAACATCACGGCCACCTACGATTATGACGTGGTGTACTACAACGAGGGGGACGGTCTGTCGGAGGCACCGGGCTGGACCTCGGGATTGGACGAGGGCTCCTACTCCTGCGTCGCCGGGGACCTGGACCTGGACGGCGACCTGGACCTGGTCTGTGGCGGCGATCAGCTTCACGTGTACTACAACGACGGGAACGGCCTCGAGACCACGCCCTCCTGGTCCCACATGTACGACCCCTCCGCCGTGTACGATGGTCTCACACTGGGTGATTACAACGACGACGGCTACCCCGACCTGGCGATGACCGACCAACATGTTCACAACGTCGCGATCTATACCAACGAGGGCGGCGTCCTGACCGACGAGCCCCTGCTGTTTAGACATGAAATGGGCGTATCGACAGATTGGGGGGACTACGACGCGGACGGCGACCTGGACCTGGCCGTAGCCAGCTACGGGTCCTACGTTCGGGTCTATGAGAACGTAAACGGCGTCATCCAGACGACGCCGATTTGGAAGAACGACCCACCCCCCGGAAGATGCCAGGTGGCACTCTGGGGCGACGTTAACGATGACGGCATCCTCGACCTCTTCAAGGGCATCTGCGGCGCCGACGACTGGTTGGATTTCTACTCCGACGTCTACTACGGCGACGGTTCCGGCCTCCCCACCTCGCCCAGTTGGGAATCCGAGTTGTACGGCCACGTTTGTTCCTGCAGCATCCGCGACGCCACGCTGGACGGTCACACGGACATGTTTCTTTCGGACCTTGGCACGATACACATGTACCTCTGGAACGGCGGCGGACTGGAAACATATCCCGAACTGCTCTGGCTGCCGGACTATTATGCAGTGTGTTCAGACCTCGGGGACCTGAACAACGACGGTTCACCCGACCTGGCCGTGGGATTAACCTCGAACCCTTGGGATTATGGTAAACCCAACTTCGTCTTCTACAACCAGCTCGGGGTCGGCCTGGAGGACGCGGACATCTTTGCGGACGTTCGCGACGAGGGGGTCCTGGTCGGCTGGGAAATCACCGGCGACGTTCCCGCCGGTCTACACGTCCTGCGGTCAACTGGTGAGAGCGAACCGGAGGCGGTATCCGGCGCGCTTCCCGGCTCGGCGGTCCGCTGGCTGGACAGAGATACAGAGGCCGGTTTGAGCTACGTCTACTGGCTGGAGGTCACCGACTCGGACGGGACGGTAAGCCGCTTCGGCCCCACGGAGGCGGTGACTTTCCCAGGACCGGCGTACCGGCTGACACTCGAAGAAGCCTATCCCAACCCGGCGCGCGGGGCGGTGAGCTTCGCCTATTCGCTTCCCGCCGACGGCCATGTGGAACTGGCCGTCTACGACCTGGCCGGCAGGCGCGTGGCCACCGTGATGAACGCCGAGACGACCGCCGGGCGTCACGAGGCGTCCTGGAACTGCGTGGAAATTCCCTCCGGCGTCTACCTCTACCGCCTGGAAACGAGCGCGGGATCGCTGACGCGGCGGCTGGTCGTCAGCCGGTAA
- a CDS encoding helix-turn-helix domain-containing protein, which translates to MDYKKIHEMLKYIEFTESEVKAYLALLRKEKCTPAEVGKLAGLSRVKAYDVLNSLEAKGGCIQLNSGRKLYEAVAPKMLLEEAQKNFAQEAKTFQQSLTEVGDTLSKLYRKAKKAGEKIDYVKVMKDPLVIQEELTRLVSNAKEEIVLFAVDLVLEKAQGGAKKKMMEESLIKYKAEFTEALQKRKVKFHSIAGLGKLNHSLVNVITNVYRDYDNVDVKIIDEVPGKVLVIDGREILLGLKSELASGYGLLALHLRDRGLAEVLKRAFYAYFDSAPSVKDMDIEVLLREKRIVLVNEVIGGKH; encoded by the coding sequence ATGGACTACAAGAAGATACACGAGATGCTGAAATACATCGAATTCACCGAGAGTGAGGTCAAGGCCTATCTCGCCCTCCTGCGAAAAGAGAAGTGCACCCCGGCGGAGGTCGGAAAACTGGCCGGGCTGAGCAGGGTGAAGGCCTACGACGTGCTGAACTCCCTGGAGGCCAAGGGGGGGTGCATCCAGCTCAACTCCGGCCGGAAGCTCTACGAAGCGGTGGCTCCCAAAATGCTCCTCGAGGAGGCCCAGAAAAACTTCGCCCAGGAAGCGAAGACGTTCCAGCAAAGCCTGACCGAGGTCGGCGATACCCTGAGCAAGCTCTACCGAAAGGCGAAGAAAGCCGGGGAGAAGATTGATTACGTCAAGGTAATGAAAGACCCTCTCGTAATTCAAGAGGAGCTCACGAGACTGGTTTCTAACGCGAAGGAGGAAATAGTGCTCTTCGCGGTTGACCTCGTCTTGGAGAAGGCACAGGGCGGCGCGAAGAAAAAGATGATGGAGGAATCTTTAATAAAATACAAAGCCGAGTTTACCGAAGCGCTACAAAAAAGAAAGGTGAAGTTTCATTCAATAGCGGGGCTCGGGAAGCTGAACCACAGCCTGGTAAACGTCATTACAAACGTTTACAGGGACTACGATAACGTTGATGTAAAAATCATTGACGAGGTGCCGGGCAAGGTTCTGGTAATTGACGGACGCGAGATACTGCTCGGCTTGAAGAGCGAATTAGCCAGCGGCTACGGTCTGCTGGCACTTCATCTCAGGGACAGGGGGCTGGCCGAGGTGCTCAAACGGGCCTTTTATGCCTACTTCGATTCGGCGCCGTCTGTAAAAGACATGGATATAGAAGTTCTTTTGAGGGAGAAAAGGATAGTACTGGTAAACGAAGTCATCGGAGGTAAACACTAG